GCCTCGTTTACAAGCTGGACAGGTCCATGAAGGAACTCCCTAGCAGCGAACCCCTCCGCGTAGACGTTACATGCCTCCTTAAGCTTCAGGGCCCCCTCCAGCACTGTGGGATAGTTGAGGTCGCTCCCCAGGAGGAAGAAGACCTTGAAGGATCTGAACCTCTCCGCGAGCTCCAGGGCCTCACTGTTCACCGTATCCAACATACTATCTAATATGGATGGGGCATCGTTTAGGGAGCGCTCGAGGCCCTTCAACAGCTCGGTCTCAGCCCCCGTGAGGGAGGCCAATCGGATACTCATCAGATATATGATCGCGAGCTGGGCTGTATAGCTCTTCGTAGCCGTAACGGCCTTCTCCTCCCCCGCCTCGGCTATTAGGCCGTGATCGGAGATCCTGGCCAGGCTGCTCCCCGGATTATTGGTCACCGCTAGCAGCAGCGCCCCTTTCCTTTTGCCTGCCTCAGCCGCCCTTAAAGTATCTATGCTCTCGCCTGATTGGGAGATGGCTGCGATGATTGTCCCATCATCGAAGGCGTTAGGCGTCCAGTGATCGAACTCCGATGAGGGTACGGCGGTCGCCGGAACCCTGGTGAACTTTGAGATGAGGAGCTGCCCCAGCAGGCCCGCGTGATAGCTTGTGCCGCTGCCCACGAAGTAGATACGCCTGATCGCTGATAAGCCTTCAAGGATCGCCCTAACCCTTTCACGGTTATTCCTTATGGTCTCCCTCAGGGTATCAGGCTGCTGGAATATCTCCCTGAGCATATTGTGGGGGAAGGATCCCACGCCGGCAACCCTCAAATCAATTATCCACCCATCTCCAAGGGATATTAACCCATAACGGGCTATTAAAATGTATAGCAGCCGAGGCGCCTCCGCAACTGTGGATCTGCATCCTCACCATGTAGGGATAGATTTATAACGGCTCCTCCCTCCTAGGTTTCCGTGATGTCAAAGAGTTTGTCTGCGATCGAAGTTGTAGGGTTGAGGAAGGTTTACAGCGTGGGCTCGGTTAGGGTACCTGCTCTCAGAGGAGTCACCTTCACGGTTGAGAAAGGGAAGTTCGTGTCGATCGTAGGCCCGAGTGGATGCGGCAAATCCACCTTGCTGAACATGATAGGCGCGTTGGACAGGCCTACCCAGGGTAAGGTCGTGGTTGACGGCGTCGATATAACGAGGCTGAATGATAGGAGGCTGGCCCGCTTCAGAAACTCGAAGATAGGCTTCATATTCCAGACATATAACCTCATAAACCGCACCACGGTTCTCAGGAACGTCGAATTGCCAGCCATA
The window above is part of the Candidatus Bathyarchaeota archaeon genome. Proteins encoded here:
- a CDS encoding SIS domain-containing protein, with translation MRVAGVGSFPHNMLREIFQQPDTLRETIRNNRERVRAILEGLSAIRRIYFVGSGTSYHAGLLGQLLISKFTRVPATAVPSSEFDHWTPNAFDDGTIIAAISQSGESIDTLRAAEAGKRKGALLLAVTNNPGSSLARISDHGLIAEAGEEKAVTATKSYTAQLAIIYLMSIRLASLTGAETELLKGLERSLNDAPSILDSMLDTVNSEALELAERFRSFKVFFLLGSDLNYPTVLEGALKLKEACNVYAEGFAAREFLHGPVQLVNEATAVFMVAPHKWGQSLMRLSEELRNYGAPIVAVSDMEDPSVKGVSHWLAPQVRVEELLSPMIYVVPLQLFAYHSSILRGLNPDKPEKLSKVVRE